CAGGAAGATTAAGCAGCCTGATCTTATTAGCAATTGTAGATTGGCTCTTGCCTAATCTCTGAGCGAGGCTCTCTTGTGTCAATTGATGTAAATCAATTAGATTCTGATAGGCTATCGCTTCCTCGAGCGCTGTCAGTCCTTCACGCTGCAGATTCTCTATCAAGGCAATCGATGCTGCCTGTGAATCATTGAAATCCCGTAAAATAGCAGGAATGCTCTCCATTCCCAGCTTCTTCACAGCCCGCCAGCGCCGTTCGCCCGCTATAATCTCATACTTATTATTACGATAACGAACAACGATTGGCTGAATAACGCCATGCGTCTTAATCGTCTGACATAGCTCATCAATCTTCTCGTCATCAAATATTGTCCGGGGCTGATAAGGACTTCCAACGATATCCCCTACCGGAATTTGCTTCACTTCATCACTACTGCTGCGTTCGGCTAAACCAAACAATTTGGAAAATTGTTCTTTCATTCTGTAGATTACCACCTAATTTCATAGTGACATAAGGTCATACCTTACTTGAACATACACTAATAGAGACTACAAAAGTTCATAATTAAACACGATGAAGTTTAAGGGCATCTCCCAAACATAACCAAAAGTCGGTATGCTGATCCCTATGTAAAAAACTCTACTTTGTAACGATATATCTATTCTACCACTTTTTTCACTATAATCCTATTCTCTTATTAAATGTATTTTAAATTTGCTAGATAGAAAACTTCCACAATTAAAAAGTCCCCCTTAACATATGTTTCACGTGGAACATTTTGTTAAGAGGGATACAAATATTTCTAAATAATTGGAGATTTTAGGGGTGTTCCCGCTTTACGCGGATATTTTTTGGGTGTCGAAGATGTCTTATTGATAAGAATAATATGTCGCTCCGAATTCTCCATTGGAAGCTCGAAATGATGGGTTGCCGAGAGCTTACCTTTAAGCTCAGTTAAACTGCGAGCAGCCTCCTTCAACTCTTCTTGCGGATCCAGACCCTTCATCGCTGCGAAGATACCGCCCATTTTAACAAAAGGTAGACAGAACTCATTTAGTACAGCCATACGTGCAACTGCTCTTGCTGATACAAGGTCGTAGGAGTCTCTAAATTGCTCTTTCCGAGCTATGTCCTCAGCCCGTCCATGAATCAACTGTACATCCTGCAGATCGAGCTGATCGACAACATTTTGCAAAAATTGGATTCGCTTATTCAAAGAATCAATAATGGTTAGCTTCAAATGAGGATAACAGATTTTAAGCGGTATTCCCGGAAAACCAGCCCCTGATCCAATATCTGCCATTGTCGATATCTGACTCATGTCCATATAGAACGACAATGTGATTGAATCATAGAAATGCTTCACATATACCTGTTCCCGCTCCGTGATCCCAGTTAAGTTCATTTTCTCATTCCAGGATACCAGCTCCTGATAGTATATCTCGAATTGCTGCAATTGCTCCGAAGACAGCTCAAGCTGGTGCTCTTTTAATAATTTTTGAAAATTATCCTGTACCTTATCCAATCGAAGGTCCTCCTGCAGCAGTAACGCGATTATAGTGCTCCAAATATACCAATAAAATGGAAATATCCGCTGGCGTTACACCCGAAATTCTTGAAGCCTGGCCGATTGAGATAGGGCGAATCTTAGCAAGCTTCTGCCGCGCCTCTATAGCCAAGCCTTGAATATCTTCATAGTTAATATTCTCAGGCAGTTTCTTCCGTTCCATCTTCTGCAGACGCTCCACATGCAGCAATTGCTTCTCAATATAACCGGCATATTTAATTTGAATTTCCACCTGTTCCTTCATATCATCATCCAGCTGTACCTCAGATGGGGAGAAGGAATCGATATGAGCGTACGTCACTTCCGGACGCCGCAAAATCGTTAACAAATTGCTTCCGTCCTGAATTGGAGCTGATCCGATAGAAGTGAGCAACTCATTGATCTCCGAAGGCTTAACCTTCGTCTCCTTGAGTCTAGCTATCTCATCCTCTACCTTCTGCTTCTTGTCGAGGAATTGCTCATAACGTTGTTCGCTAATGAGCCCGATTTCATGACCCAGTGGCGTAAGGCGAAGATCCGCATTATCATGACGGAGCAATAGCCGATATTCAGCTCGGGAAGTAAGCAAGCGGTAAGGCTCATTCGTTCCCTTCGTCACTAGATCGTCGATCAACACACCCATATATCCTTGAGAACGATCAAGAATGACTGGCTCTTTGCCTTGCACCTTGCGAGCTGCATTAATTCCCGCCATAATCCCTTGTCCAGCTGCTTCCTCATAACCAGAGGTACCATTGATTTGTCCCGCTGTGAACAAACCGGAAATTCGCTTGGTCTCCAGGGATGGCCAGAGCTGAGTCGGTACAATTGCATCATATTCAATCGCATAACCATTACGCATCATTTCAGCATTTTGCAGGCCTGGAACAGAACGAAGCATTTGCACTTGGACATCCTCAGGCATACTGGTCGAGAAGCCTTGTACATAATACTCTGATGTATTCTTGCCCTCTGGTTCCAGGAAGATCTGATGTTTCGGCTTATCGCTGAAACGAACGATCTTATCCTCAATCGATGGGCAATAACGTGGGCCCGTCCCTTCGATCACCCCAGAGAACATCGGTGCACGATGAAGATTAGCATTGATAATGTCATGGGTTTCGATCGACGTATAAGTTAACCAACACGGAAGCTGCTCATTGTCCGAACTCTTCGTCTCATAGGAGAAGAACTTCGGATTCTCATCCCCAGGTTGGATCTCCATCTGTGAGAAGTCAATCGTATCCTTATGGACCCGTGGTGGAGTCCCTGTCTTGAAGCGAACCAATTCAAATCCGAGTTCCTTCAGATTATGGGACAGCTGCACCGATGGCTGCTGATTATTTGGGCCGCTCTCATACATCAATTCACCCATAATAATCTTGCCGCGCAGATAAGTTCCTGTCGTAAGTACTACTGCCTTGGCACGATACTCTGTTCCGGTCTTTGTAATGACGCCGACACATTGCCCGTCCTCAACAATTAATTCCTCAACCATTCCCTGGCGAAGTGTCAGATTCTTCTCCTTCTCCAGCGTCTCTTTCATCGTATGCTGATAAGAAAATTTATCCGCTTGAGCACGAAGTGCATGCACGGCAGGTCCTTTACCTGTATTCAACATCCGCATTTGGATGAAAGTCTTATCGATATTACGCCCCATCTCTCCACCAAGCGCGTCAATCTCACGAACAACATGGCCTTTGGCCGGACCACCAATCGAAGGATTGCACGGCATAAATGCCACCATGTCCAGATTAATTGTAATCATTAACGTCTTACTTCCCATTCGGGCAGCCGCCAATGCGGACTCACAACCAGCATGTCCTGCACCGACGACAATTACATCAAATTCGCCGCCATAATGACCCATATCACAACCCCCTCACATTGTATCAACAAATTAATATTTTAGAGGTTGTTCAGAAAGTCCGCTTTTGATCACGAAGTGAATCTAGAAGTAACTCGGCATCGAATCTTGAATTCACCCGGGTCTTCCGGTGCTCACGTACCCACTACGTACGCTACGCTCCTCAGACCCTAGCTTCATCCAACCTTCTCGGTGCTGAGAACCGGACTTTTTGAACACACACTATAAGGAAATCGAATGAAGAGAAGTGCTCTTTATTCGTTCAAATTTAAAACGTTTATTCATACTTTTCATCATACCATGAACAATCGTGTATAATACACGAACGCCGTTATTTTCCAAGACAAAATTGCGAGAAAATCTGATCGATCAGCGCATCCGGTGCCGAATCACCGACCACCTCACCAAGCTGTTCCCAAGCCAAGCGAACGTCAATCTGCATAATGTCGATCGGAATACCTGCATCTGCAGCCTCGTA
The window above is part of the Paenibacillus lutimineralis genome. Proteins encoded here:
- the noc gene encoding nucleoid occlusion protein, coding for MKEQFSKLFGLAERSSSDEVKQIPVGDIVGSPYQPRTIFDDEKIDELCQTIKTHGVIQPIVVRYRNNKYEIIAGERRWRAVKKLGMESIPAILRDFNDSQAASIALIENLQREGLTALEEAIAYQNLIDLHQLTQESLAQRLGKSQSTIANKIRLLNLPDDAKNALMERKITERHARALLSLDTEELQLKVLKEIIDKELNVKQTEARIAFYKEVNKNKKKSKRISFTKDVRLALNTIRQSIDMVSGSGLQIKTEEKDHDDHYEIVIQIPKR
- the rsmG gene encoding 16S rRNA (guanine(527)-N(7))-methyltransferase RsmG; this translates as MDKVQDNFQKLLKEHQLELSSEQLQQFEIYYQELVSWNEKMNLTGITEREQVYVKHFYDSITLSFYMDMSQISTMADIGSGAGFPGIPLKICYPHLKLTIIDSLNKRIQFLQNVVDQLDLQDVQLIHGRAEDIARKEQFRDSYDLVSARAVARMAVLNEFCLPFVKMGGIFAAMKGLDPQEELKEAARSLTELKGKLSATHHFELPMENSERHIILINKTSSTPKKYPRKAGTPLKSPII
- the mnmG gene encoding tRNA uridine-5-carboxymethylaminomethyl(34) synthesis enzyme MnmG, whose amino-acid sequence is MGHYGGEFDVIVVGAGHAGCESALAAARMGSKTLMITINLDMVAFMPCNPSIGGPAKGHVVREIDALGGEMGRNIDKTFIQMRMLNTGKGPAVHALRAQADKFSYQHTMKETLEKEKNLTLRQGMVEELIVEDGQCVGVITKTGTEYRAKAVVLTTGTYLRGKIIMGELMYESGPNNQQPSVQLSHNLKELGFELVRFKTGTPPRVHKDTIDFSQMEIQPGDENPKFFSYETKSSDNEQLPCWLTYTSIETHDIINANLHRAPMFSGVIEGTGPRYCPSIEDKIVRFSDKPKHQIFLEPEGKNTSEYYVQGFSTSMPEDVQVQMLRSVPGLQNAEMMRNGYAIEYDAIVPTQLWPSLETKRISGLFTAGQINGTSGYEEAAGQGIMAGINAARKVQGKEPVILDRSQGYMGVLIDDLVTKGTNEPYRLLTSRAEYRLLLRHDNADLRLTPLGHEIGLISEQRYEQFLDKKQKVEDEIARLKETKVKPSEINELLTSIGSAPIQDGSNLLTILRRPEVTYAHIDSFSPSEVQLDDDMKEQVEIQIKYAGYIEKQLLHVERLQKMERKKLPENINYEDIQGLAIEARQKLAKIRPISIGQASRISGVTPADISILLVYLEHYNRVTAAGGPSIG